The Lysobacter enzymogenes genome window below encodes:
- a CDS encoding agmatine deiminase family protein, producing MTNNALRFPAEWEPQSAVLIAWPNADTDWAERLGEVEETYIALVAAITRFQPALICVADDDVQAYARARLSSARIDMGRVRFIDAPYDDTWLRDSGPITLRREDGGERDGFRLLDFRFTGWGGKFDASQDDLLVERLHEQGVFAPGSERESIDFALEGGGIETDGAGTLLTTWRCLHERHPALSREEITAKLCAWLRQDRVLWLDHGYLEGDDTDAHIDTLARFAAPDAIVYQGCDDPSDSHYPELHAMGAELAALRTRDGQPYRLFALPWAKPVIDEDRRLAASYANFLIVDGAVLMPAYGDAADAAAQAVLAQAFPDREIVAVPCRPLIWQNGSLHCVTMQLPKGVVA from the coding sequence ATGACCAACAACGCATTGCGCTTCCCCGCGGAGTGGGAACCCCAGTCCGCGGTCTTGATCGCGTGGCCGAACGCCGACACCGACTGGGCCGAGCGCCTGGGCGAGGTCGAAGAAACCTACATCGCCCTGGTCGCGGCCATCACCCGTTTCCAGCCGGCGCTGATCTGCGTGGCCGACGACGACGTCCAGGCCTACGCGCGCGCGCGCCTGTCCTCGGCCCGGATCGACATGGGCCGGGTGCGTTTCATCGACGCGCCCTACGACGACACCTGGCTGCGCGATTCCGGTCCGATCACGCTGCGGCGCGAGGACGGCGGCGAGCGCGATGGTTTTCGCCTGCTCGATTTCCGCTTCACCGGCTGGGGCGGCAAGTTCGACGCCAGCCAGGACGACCTGCTGGTCGAGCGCCTGCATGAGCAAGGCGTGTTCGCGCCCGGCAGCGAGCGCGAGAGCATCGATTTCGCGCTGGAAGGCGGCGGCATCGAGACCGACGGCGCCGGCACCCTGCTGACCACCTGGCGCTGCCTGCACGAGCGCCATCCCGCGCTGAGCCGCGAAGAAATCACCGCCAAGCTGTGCGCGTGGCTGCGCCAGGACCGGGTGCTGTGGCTCGACCACGGTTATCTGGAAGGCGACGACACCGACGCCCACATCGACACCCTCGCCCGCTTCGCCGCGCCCGACGCCATCGTCTACCAGGGCTGCGACGACCCGTCCGACTCGCATTACCCGGAATTGCACGCGATGGGCGCCGAGCTCGCCGCGCTGCGCACCCGCGACGGCCAGCCGTACCGCTTGTTCGCGCTGCCGTGGGCGAAGCCGGTCATCGATGAGGACCGGCGCCTGGCGGCCAGCTACGCCAACTTCCTGATCGTCGACGGCGCGGTGCTGATGCCGGCCTACGGCGACGCCGCCGACGCGGCCGCGCAGGCGGTGCTGGCGCAGGCGTTCCCGGACCGCGAGATCGTCGCGGTGCCGTGCCGGCCGCTGATCTGGCAGAACGGCAGCCTGCATTGCGTGACCATGCAGTTGCCGAAGGGCGTGGTGGCGTAA
- a CDS encoding carbon-nitrogen hydrolase, with product MKKTTLPVALIQDRDHGSREANLANIEQRVGEAARQGAKLVLLQELHNGPYFCQHESVSEFDLAETIPGPSTQRLGELAKRHGIVLVSSLFERRAAGLYHNTAVVYETDGSIAGKYRKMHIPDDPGFYEKFYFTPGDIGFEPIQTSVGRLGVLVCWDQWYPEGARLMALAGAELLLYPTAIGWDPDDVQDEKDRQRNAWILSHRGHAVANGLPVLSVNRVGFEPSPLGASGIQFWGSSHVLGPQGEYLAEAKTMEPEILMADVDLGRSEHVRRIWPFLRDRRIDAYADLLKRYRD from the coding sequence ATGAAGAAGACCACCCTCCCCGTCGCCCTGATCCAGGACCGCGACCACGGCTCGCGCGAGGCCAATCTGGCCAACATCGAGCAGCGCGTCGGCGAGGCCGCCCGCCAGGGCGCGAAGCTGGTGCTGCTGCAGGAACTGCACAACGGCCCGTACTTCTGCCAGCACGAATCGGTCAGCGAGTTCGACCTCGCCGAGACCATTCCCGGCCCGAGCACGCAGCGCCTCGGTGAGCTGGCCAAGCGGCACGGCATCGTCCTGGTCAGCTCGCTGTTCGAGCGCCGCGCGGCCGGGCTGTACCACAACACCGCGGTGGTCTACGAAACCGACGGCTCCATCGCCGGCAAGTACCGCAAGATGCACATCCCGGACGATCCGGGCTTCTACGAGAAGTTCTACTTCACTCCGGGCGATATCGGCTTCGAGCCGATCCAGACATCGGTCGGGCGCCTGGGCGTGCTGGTGTGCTGGGACCAGTGGTATCCCGAAGGCGCGCGGCTGATGGCGCTGGCCGGGGCCGAGCTGCTGCTGTATCCGACCGCGATCGGCTGGGACCCGGACGACGTCCAGGACGAGAAGGATCGCCAGCGCAACGCCTGGATCCTCAGCCACCGCGGCCACGCGGTCGCCAACGGGCTGCCGGTGCTCAGCGTCAACCGCGTGGGTTTCGAACCCTCCCCGCTCGGCGCTTCGGGCATCCAGTTCTGGGGCTCCAGCCACGTGCTCGGCCCGCAGGGCGAATACCTCGCCGAGGCCAAGACGATGGAGCCGGAAATCCTCATGGCCGACGTCGACCTGGGCCGCAGCGAGCACGTGCGGCGGATCTGGCCGTTCCTGCGCGACCGCCGCATCGACGCCTACGCCGACCTGCTCAAGCGCTATCGCGACTGA
- the ykgO gene encoding type B 50S ribosomal protein L36, translating into MKVLSSLKSAKARHRDCKVVRRRGKVFVICKSNPRFKARQR; encoded by the coding sequence ATGAAGGTCCTGTCCTCTCTGAAGTCGGCGAAGGCCCGCCACCGCGACTGCAAAGTCGTGCGCCGCCGCGGCAAGGTCTTCGTGATCTGCAAGTCGAACCCGCGTTTCAAGGCGCGTCAGCGCTGA
- a CDS encoding GNAT family N-acetyltransferase, translated as MAAPAPQLRLRAAVESDLDAIAALYAREVREGVATYEYDVPDRAEMHRRWRAIADAGYPYLVAELIDDGAARFAGYAYASAYRSRIGYRWTVENSVYVEPACHGRGVGGALMRRLIEDCAALGFRQMVAVIGDGSNAASVALHERLGFKLAGVFPGIGRKHGRWLDTVQMVLPLGDGKLGEPDPDAPGLR; from the coding sequence ATGGCCGCGCCTGCGCCGCAGTTGCGCCTGCGCGCGGCGGTCGAGTCCGACCTGGACGCGATCGCCGCGCTGTACGCGCGCGAAGTGCGCGAAGGCGTCGCGACTTACGAGTACGACGTACCCGACCGCGCCGAGATGCATCGGCGCTGGCGCGCGATCGCCGACGCCGGTTATCCGTACCTGGTCGCCGAGCTGATCGACGACGGCGCGGCGCGCTTCGCCGGCTACGCCTACGCCAGTGCCTACCGCAGCCGCATCGGCTATCGCTGGACGGTCGAGAATTCGGTCTATGTCGAGCCGGCCTGCCACGGCCGCGGCGTCGGCGGCGCGCTGATGCGGCGGCTGATCGAGGACTGCGCCGCGCTCGGGTTCCGGCAGATGGTCGCGGTGATCGGCGACGGCAGCAACGCCGCGTCGGTGGCCTTGCACGAGCGGCTCGGGTTCAAGCTCGCCGGCGTGTTTCCCGGGATCGGGCGCAAGCACGGGCGCTGGCTCGACACGGTGCAGATGGTGCTGCCGCTCGGCGACGGCAAGCTCGGCGAGCCCGATCCGGACGCGCCCGGGCTGCGCTGA
- the rpsA gene encoding 30S ribosomal protein S1: MTESFAELFEQSQQYLAKLKPGAIVTGVVVEVRGDVVVINAGLKSEGIVPIEQFRNDAGEIDVAEGDEVKVALDSIENGFGETVLSREKAKRAMVWDELEQALEKNETITGRISGKVKGGFTVDIKDVRGFLPGSLVDVRPVRDSAYLEGKELEFKLIKLDRKRNNIVVSRRAVVESEYSVEREQLMEKLQEGAILKGVVKNLTDYGAFVDLGGIDGLLHITDMAWKRVRHPSEVVEVGQELDVRVLKYDRERNRVSLGLKQLGEDPWDNIARRYPANTRVFGKVSNVTDYGAFVEIEPGVEGLVHVSEMDWTNKNVNPSKIVQVGDEVQVMVLDVDEERRRISLGMKQVTSNPWETFAAIHKKGDKVEGQIKSITDFGIFIGLDGGIDGLVHLSDISWNTTGEDVVRNYKKGDTLEAVVLAVDPERERISLGVKQLEQDPMGQYVASNAKGSIVKGVVKEVDAKGAVIELADGIEGYVAARDIAKERVEDASTYLKVGQEVEAKIIGTDRKGRSMQLSIKAKDEADQHEAMADYNRQAGDAASGTTSLGALLRERLSGKSE; the protein is encoded by the coding sequence ATGACCGAATCATTTGCCGAACTGTTCGAACAGAGCCAGCAATACCTGGCCAAGCTGAAGCCGGGCGCCATCGTCACCGGCGTCGTCGTGGAAGTCCGCGGCGACGTGGTGGTGATCAACGCCGGCCTGAAGTCCGAAGGCATCGTGCCGATCGAACAGTTCCGTAACGACGCCGGCGAGATCGACGTCGCCGAAGGCGACGAAGTCAAGGTCGCCCTCGACTCGATCGAGAACGGCTTCGGCGAAACCGTGCTGTCGCGCGAGAAGGCCAAGCGCGCGATGGTGTGGGACGAGCTCGAACAGGCTCTGGAAAAGAACGAGACCATCACCGGCCGCATCAGCGGCAAGGTGAAGGGCGGCTTCACCGTCGACATCAAGGACGTCCGCGGCTTCCTGCCCGGTTCGCTGGTCGACGTGCGTCCGGTGCGCGACTCGGCGTACCTGGAAGGCAAGGAGCTGGAGTTCAAGCTCATCAAGCTGGACCGCAAGCGCAACAACATCGTCGTCTCCCGCCGTGCGGTGGTCGAGAGCGAGTACAGCGTCGAGCGCGAACAGCTGATGGAGAAGCTGCAGGAAGGCGCGATCCTCAAGGGCGTGGTCAAGAACCTCACCGACTACGGCGCGTTCGTCGACCTCGGCGGCATCGACGGCCTGCTGCACATCACCGACATGGCGTGGAAGCGCGTGCGTCACCCGAGCGAAGTGGTCGAAGTCGGCCAGGAGCTCGACGTCCGCGTGCTCAAGTACGACCGCGAGCGCAACCGCGTCAGCCTCGGCCTCAAGCAGCTGGGCGAGGATCCGTGGGACAACATCGCGCGCCGCTACCCGGCCAACACCCGCGTGTTCGGCAAGGTCAGCAACGTCACCGATTACGGCGCGTTCGTCGAGATCGAGCCGGGCGTCGAAGGCCTGGTCCACGTTTCGGAAATGGACTGGACCAACAAGAACGTCAACCCGTCCAAGATCGTGCAGGTCGGCGACGAGGTTCAGGTCATGGTGCTCGACGTCGATGAAGAGCGTCGCCGCATCTCGCTGGGCATGAAGCAGGTCACCTCGAACCCGTGGGAGACCTTCGCGGCCATCCACAAGAAGGGCGACAAGGTCGAAGGCCAGATCAAGTCGATCACCGACTTCGGCATCTTCATCGGCCTGGACGGCGGCATCGACGGTCTGGTCCACCTGTCCGACATCAGCTGGAACACCACCGGCGAAGACGTGGTCCGCAACTACAAGAAGGGCGACACGCTGGAAGCCGTCGTCCTGGCCGTGGATCCGGAGCGCGAGCGCATCAGCCTGGGCGTCAAGCAGCTGGAGCAGGACCCGATGGGTCAGTACGTCGCTTCCAACGCCAAGGGCTCGATCGTCAAGGGCGTGGTGAAGGAAGTCGACGCCAAGGGCGCGGTGATCGAACTCGCCGACGGTATCGAAGGCTACGTCGCCGCGCGCGACATCGCCAAGGAACGCGTCGAAGACGCTTCCACGTACCTCAAGGTCGGTCAGGAAGTCGAGGCCAAGATCATCGGCACCGACCGCAAGGGCCGCAGCATGCAGCTGTCGATCAAGGCCAAGGACGAAGCCGACCAGCACGAGGCGATGGCGGACTACAACCGTCAGGCCGGCGACGCTGCCAGCGGCACGACCAGCCTGGGCGCGCTGCTGCGCGAGCGCCTGAGCGGCAAGTCCGAGTAA
- the cmk gene encoding (d)CMP kinase has translation MNSASSDTRSIPVLTIDGPSGSGKGTISRLIAQRLGWHYLDSGALYRAVGVAAGWADLDLADPAALVRCAFDTRIGFRDDASGELRVLVNDVDATDELRTETAGAAASAIAAIPEVRAALKERQRVFRQAPGLVADGRDMGTVIFPDAAYKVFLTASAEERAERRYKQLKDKGVSVTLDGLLREILARDARDAQRAVAPLRPADDAVRIDTTGLGIDTVVEQVLALLPAR, from the coding sequence ATGAATAGCGCATCTTCCGACACCCGTTCCATCCCTGTCCTGACCATCGACGGGCCCTCCGGCTCCGGCAAGGGCACCATCAGCCGCCTGATCGCCCAGCGCCTGGGCTGGCATTACCTGGACTCCGGCGCGCTGTACCGCGCGGTCGGCGTCGCCGCCGGCTGGGCCGACCTGGACCTGGCCGACCCGGCCGCCCTGGTCCGCTGCGCCTTCGACACCCGGATCGGCTTCCGCGACGACGCCTCCGGCGAGCTGCGGGTGCTGGTCAACGACGTCGACGCCACCGACGAGCTGCGCACCGAGACCGCTGGCGCGGCCGCCTCGGCCATCGCCGCCATCCCCGAGGTCCGGGCCGCGCTCAAGGAGCGCCAACGCGTATTCAGGCAGGCCCCGGGGCTGGTCGCAGACGGCCGTGATATGGGCACGGTGATCTTCCCGGACGCCGCTTATAAGGTGTTCCTGACCGCCAGCGCCGAGGAACGCGCCGAAAGGCGCTATAAGCAGTTGAAGGACAAGGGGGTTTCGGTTACTTTAGACGGTCTGCTGCGGGAGATTCTCGCCCGCGACGCCCGTGACGCCCAGCGCGCGGTGGCTCCTTTGCGCCCGGCCGATGACGCCGTCCGCATCGACACCACCGGTCTTGGAATCGACACGGTAGTCGAACAGGTGCTGGCTTTGCTGCCTGCGCGCTGA
- a CDS encoding TetR/AcrR family transcriptional regulator translates to MSSLTATNKGAATREAILDQAYSIACSAGLEGLSIGPLATAVGMSKSGVFAHFGSREDLQLAVLDKASERFIAYVLLPALKRPRGLARLRGIVESWFDWSRHTDGGCVLLAAVNEYDDRPGALRDSVVDQQKRWHQELGRAVQLAIDTGELEAGTDTAQLAFEIYGLALVVHHDAGLFGFDAALVRGLRAYERLIRSYAALPLPA, encoded by the coding sequence ATGTCCTCCCTGACCGCCACCAACAAAGGCGCCGCGACCCGCGAAGCCATCCTCGACCAGGCCTACAGCATCGCCTGCTCGGCCGGCCTGGAAGGCTTGTCGATCGGTCCGCTGGCGACCGCGGTGGGCATGTCCAAGAGCGGCGTGTTCGCCCACTTCGGCTCGCGCGAAGATCTGCAGCTGGCGGTGCTGGACAAGGCCAGCGAGCGCTTCATCGCCTACGTGCTGCTGCCGGCGCTGAAGCGCCCGCGCGGCCTGGCGCGGCTGCGCGGCATCGTCGAGTCCTGGTTCGACTGGTCGCGCCACACCGACGGCGGCTGCGTGCTGCTGGCCGCGGTCAACGAGTACGACGACCGCCCCGGCGCCCTGCGCGACAGCGTGGTCGACCAGCAAAAGCGCTGGCACCAGGAACTCGGCCGCGCGGTGCAACTGGCGATCGACACCGGCGAGCTCGAAGCCGGCACCGACACCGCCCAGCTCGCGTTCGAAATCTACGGCCTGGCCCTGGTGGTGCATCACGACGCCGGCCTGTTCGGTTTCGATGCCGCCCTGGTCCGCGGCCTGCGCGCGTACGAGCGGCTGATCCGCTCCTACGCGGCCCTTCCCCTCCCCGCCTGA
- a CDS encoding integration host factor subunit beta, whose translation MTKSELIEILSQRQAHLKGDDVDLAVKALLEMMGGALSAGERIEIRGFGSFSLHYRPPRLGRNPKTGESVALPGKHVPHFKPGKELRERVSGVTPLDEEG comes from the coding sequence ATGACCAAGTCCGAGCTCATCGAGATCCTTTCGCAGCGTCAGGCCCACCTAAAGGGCGACGACGTGGATCTGGCGGTGAAAGCCTTGTTGGAAATGATGGGCGGCGCGCTGTCGGCCGGCGAGCGGATCGAGATCCGCGGCTTCGGCAGCTTCTCGCTGCACTACCGTCCGCCGCGCCTGGGCCGCAACCCGAAGACCGGCGAATCGGTCGCGCTGCCCGGCAAGCACGTGCCGCACTTCAAGCCCGGCAAGGAATTGCGCGAGCGCGTCAGCGGCGTGACCCCGCTCGACGAAGAAGGCTGA
- a CDS encoding TraB/GumN family protein, whose product MNEPLPVSDGLHGQPHAIVERDGVRYTLLGTAHVSQASVEAVREAVGSGRFDAVAVELDPQRLQALTDPDALARLDLIQVIRSGKTALFAANLALAAYQRRLAEQLGIEPGAELKRAVTEARERELPVHLIDREVGLTFRRASQQLGFWGRAKLGVGLVTSLFAADEVGEDEIEKLKQGDMLESSFGEFAKESPQLYEAVIAERDRYMAARLRETAGESREVLAVVGAGHLQGLARHLREDQGDPVAQRTALEQVQTKSKVPWVMIAITTLILAGIAWGFWKGGAAMGADLLLQWVMYTGGLAALGCLLAGGHPLSIITAALVAPLKPFRPGVPAGAVSALVEVHRRKPAYGDFMALRDDAQTVRGWYRNRVARVVLNFMLTNIGTGIGVWLAGFRIASKLVG is encoded by the coding sequence ATGAACGAACCGCTCCCCGTTTCCGACGGCCTGCACGGCCAACCGCACGCCATCGTCGAGCGCGACGGGGTCCGCTATACCCTGCTGGGCACCGCGCACGTGTCGCAGGCCAGCGTCGAGGCGGTACGCGAGGCGGTCGGCAGCGGCCGCTTCGATGCGGTCGCGGTCGAACTCGACCCGCAGCGCCTGCAGGCGCTGACCGACCCGGACGCGCTGGCGCGGCTGGACCTGATCCAGGTGATCCGCTCGGGCAAGACCGCGCTGTTCGCCGCCAACCTGGCCCTGGCCGCGTATCAGCGCCGGCTGGCCGAGCAGCTCGGGATCGAGCCCGGCGCCGAGCTCAAGCGCGCGGTGACCGAAGCGCGCGAACGCGAACTGCCGGTGCACCTGATCGACCGCGAAGTCGGCCTGACCTTCCGCCGCGCCTCGCAGCAATTGGGCTTCTGGGGCCGGGCCAAGCTCGGCGTCGGCCTGGTCACCAGCCTGTTCGCCGCCGACGAGGTCGGCGAGGACGAGATCGAGAAGCTCAAGCAGGGCGACATGCTCGAATCGAGCTTCGGCGAGTTCGCCAAGGAAAGCCCGCAGTTGTACGAAGCGGTGATCGCCGAGCGCGACCGCTACATGGCCGCGCGCCTGCGCGAGACCGCGGGCGAGTCGCGCGAGGTGCTGGCGGTGGTCGGCGCGGGGCATCTGCAAGGCCTGGCCAGGCATCTGCGCGAAGACCAGGGCGACCCGGTCGCGCAGCGCACCGCGCTCGAACAGGTCCAGACCAAGAGCAAGGTGCCGTGGGTGATGATCGCGATCACCACGCTGATCCTGGCCGGCATCGCCTGGGGTTTCTGGAAAGGCGGCGCTGCGATGGGCGCGGACCTGTTGCTGCAATGGGTCATGTACACCGGCGGCCTGGCCGCGCTGGGCTGCCTGCTCGCCGGCGGGCATCCGCTGAGCATCATCACCGCGGCGCTGGTGGCGCCGCTCAAGCCGTTCCGTCCCGGCGTGCCGGCCGGCGCGGTCAGCGCCCTGGTCGAAGTGCACCGGCGCAAGCCGGCCTACGGCGACTTCATGGCCTTGCGCGACGATGCCCAGACCGTGCGCGGCTGGTACCGCAACCGGGTCGCGCGGGTGGTGCTGAACTTCATGCTGACCAACATCGGCACCGGCATCGGCGTGTGGCTGGCGGGGTTCCGGATCGCCAGCAAGCTGGTGGGATAA
- a CDS encoding alpha/beta hydrolase yields the protein MPSAIGKISTTVRHLGQLYGLRLGFAVGAWFAPEATMRRAADLFCTPFASSRRRALAAPTLDAREEILHVDGHAIACYVWGEPREQPYVLFAHGWSSHGTRVAKWLPALRAAGYAVVAFDQLGHGRSEGRLATLPDFTRHLHAVGMHYGPAAAAIGHSLGGAATLLAMARGLRAERAVLIAPAADPVAAVKRFARFLWVGEDLCRRMFAYFEARIGISFDSQQAHRNAPSIAQPALIVHDLGDKEVPWAEGERYARYWPDSRLLTTQGLGHNRIADDQTVIAAALRFLRGEAVGDKVVSSANLPYGIA from the coding sequence ATGCCTAGCGCTATCGGCAAAATTAGCACGACCGTTCGTCATCTTGGCCAGCTGTACGGCCTGCGCCTGGGCTTCGCGGTCGGCGCCTGGTTCGCGCCCGAGGCGACCATGCGCCGCGCCGCCGACCTGTTCTGCACCCCGTTCGCCTCCAGCCGCCGCCGCGCCCTGGCCGCGCCGACCCTGGACGCGCGCGAGGAGATCCTTCACGTCGACGGGCACGCCATCGCTTGCTACGTTTGGGGCGAGCCGCGCGAACAACCGTATGTGCTGTTCGCCCATGGCTGGTCCAGCCACGGCACCCGCGTGGCCAAATGGCTGCCGGCGCTGCGTGCGGCCGGCTATGCGGTGGTCGCTTTCGATCAGCTCGGGCACGGCCGCAGCGAAGGCCGGCTGGCGACCCTGCCCGACTTCACCCGACACCTACATGCAGTCGGTATGCATTACGGCCCGGCGGCGGCGGCGATCGGCCATTCGCTCGGCGGCGCCGCGACCTTGCTGGCGATGGCGCGCGGCCTGCGCGCCGAGCGCGCGGTGCTGATCGCGCCCGCGGCCGACCCGGTCGCCGCGGTCAAGCGCTTCGCCCGCTTCCTGTGGGTCGGCGAAGACCTGTGCCGGCGCATGTTCGCCTACTTCGAAGCGCGCATCGGCATCAGCTTCGATTCGCAACAGGCGCACCGCAACGCGCCGAGCATCGCCCAGCCGGCGCTGATCGTGCACGACCTCGGCGACAAGGAGGTGCCGTGGGCCGAGGGCGAGCGTTATGCGCGCTACTGGCCGGATTCGCGGCTGCTGACCACGCAGGGGCTGGGACATAACCGAATCGCCGACGACCAGACCGTGATCGCCGCAGCGCTGCGCTTCCTGCGCGGGGAAGCGGTCGGCGACAAGGTGGTGTCGAGCGCGAATCTGCCGTACGGAATCGCCTGA
- a CDS encoding TetR/AcrR family transcriptional regulator — protein MPYTSEHKAQTRARIVATARRLFTRRGFAEVSIDEIMAEAGLTRGGFYNHFKRKQDLYAEAVEHILTAMPAGGCETDPPAAARLAREYLSDRHVADFDYPCPLVAFSSEVGRGDDCVKRAYTQVLDSLIAMMQRSLGPGPAARERAVTMATLCVGGTLLARAIDDAELGKEIRRAALDQVLALTDAVAAPAAAPAQARARRARG, from the coding sequence ATGCCCTACACCAGCGAACACAAAGCCCAGACCCGCGCGCGCATCGTCGCCACCGCGCGCCGTCTGTTCACCCGCCGCGGCTTCGCCGAGGTGTCGATCGACGAGATCATGGCCGAGGCCGGCCTGACCCGCGGCGGCTTCTACAACCACTTCAAGCGCAAGCAGGATCTGTACGCCGAAGCGGTCGAGCACATCCTCACCGCGATGCCCGCCGGCGGCTGCGAAACCGATCCGCCGGCGGCCGCGCGCCTGGCGCGCGAGTACCTGTCCGACCGCCACGTCGCCGATTTCGACTACCCCTGTCCGCTGGTCGCGTTTTCCTCCGAGGTCGGGCGCGGCGACGACTGCGTCAAGCGCGCCTACACCCAGGTGCTCGACAGCCTGATCGCGATGATGCAGCGCTCGCTCGGCCCGGGCCCGGCGGCGCGCGAGCGCGCGGTGACGATGGCGACCCTGTGCGTCGGCGGCACCCTGCTCGCGCGCGCGATCGACGACGCCGAATTGGGCAAGGAGATCCGCCGCGCCGCGCTCGATCAGGTTCTGGCCCTGACCGACGCCGTCGCGGCGCCGGCCGCCGCGCCGGCACAGGCGCGGGCGCGGCGCGCGCGCGGCTAG
- a CDS encoding tripartite tricarboxylate transporter substrate-binding protein has protein sequence MAASRWLSLNFGDQAPRAPAPVDTVEGRVLRLSPAAQPPLRILVPFAPGGRSSHYAELLAQRLPKLLGREVRVEHVAQAGEADYRRFAEDASDATVLLAAVRLPRGGIAGVQTGPAIEDALRALRPVTLLASQPLVLAIDRERSDALGIRSLDELLAYARAHPGALSVATGADGWTGQLAYGQFRALSGVDVRRKTFDGMYPDSDRITREHAADLLFAPVNGVIVAVRRGQLRVLGTTADPDQPLRFEGQDWPSLASNPALAGYNAYDRFSLWAPARSDTASNRALQQAVAQVLDAAPVREQLADLQAIGGGGPPEELLTLEDEERERWLRALSAPTP, from the coding sequence ATGGCGGCATCGCGCTGGTTGAGCCTGAACTTCGGCGACCAGGCCCCGCGCGCGCCGGCACCGGTCGACACCGTCGAAGGCCGCGTGCTGAGGTTGTCGCCGGCCGCGCAGCCGCCCTTGCGCATCCTCGTGCCGTTCGCGCCCGGCGGCCGCAGCAGCCATTACGCCGAACTGCTGGCGCAGCGTCTGCCCAAGCTGCTGGGGCGCGAGGTTCGGGTCGAACACGTGGCCCAGGCCGGCGAAGCCGATTACCGCCGGTTCGCAGAGGATGCGAGCGATGCGACGGTGCTGCTCGCCGCGGTGCGGCTGCCGCGCGGCGGTATCGCCGGCGTGCAGACCGGGCCGGCGATCGAAGACGCGTTGCGCGCGCTGCGTCCGGTGACCTTGCTGGCGTCGCAGCCGCTGGTGCTGGCGATCGACCGCGAGCGCTCCGATGCGCTCGGCATTCGCAGCCTCGACGAACTGCTCGCGTACGCGCGTGCGCACCCCGGCGCGCTCAGCGTCGCTACCGGCGCCGACGGCTGGACCGGCCAACTCGCCTACGGCCAGTTCCGCGCGCTGAGCGGCGTCGACGTGCGGCGCAAGACTTTCGACGGCATGTATCCCGACTCGGACCGCATCACCCGCGAGCACGCGGCGGACTTGCTGTTCGCTCCGGTCAACGGCGTGATCGTCGCCGTGCGGCGCGGGCAATTGCGCGTGCTCGGCACCACCGCCGACCCGGACCAACCGCTGCGTTTCGAAGGTCAGGACTGGCCGAGCCTGGCGTCGAACCCGGCCTTGGCCGGCTACAACGCCTACGATCGCTTCAGCCTGTGGGCGCCGGCGCGTTCGGATACGGCGTCCAATCGCGCATTGCAGCAAGCCGTTGCGCAGGTGCTCGACGCCGCGCCGGTGCGCGAACAGCTCGCGGATCTGCAGGCCATCGGTGGCGGCGGGCCCCCGGAGGAACTGCTGACGCTTGAGGACGAAGAACGCGAGCGCTGGCTGCGCGCGTTGTCGGCGCCGACGCCGTAG
- a CDS encoding glutathione S-transferase family protein → MKPMLLYYYESPNARTACAVARHVRAPVEFVRIELRQGEHRRPEFLAINPNGKVPVLVDGDTTIWESPAIAAYLAQKTGSELWPSAPSQQVELLRWTHWGAAHFNRHAGSLFFERVAKPIFGLGAPDAATVEEAGKHLRHFAKVLDTHLRERRYLLGDALSTADFAVAAMLPWTRAAQLPLDDYAHLGQWYARIEALPAWRQPYPDADAVDMAA, encoded by the coding sequence ATGAAGCCCATGCTGCTGTACTACTACGAATCGCCGAACGCCCGCACCGCCTGCGCCGTCGCCCGCCATGTGCGCGCGCCGGTCGAGTTCGTCCGCATCGAGCTCAGGCAGGGCGAACACCGCCGGCCCGAGTTCCTGGCGATCAACCCCAACGGCAAGGTGCCGGTGCTGGTCGACGGCGACACGACGATCTGGGAATCGCCGGCGATCGCCGCGTACCTGGCGCAGAAGACCGGTTCGGAGCTGTGGCCGTCGGCGCCGTCGCAGCAGGTCGAACTGCTGCGCTGGACCCACTGGGGCGCCGCGCATTTCAACCGTCACGCCGGCAGCCTGTTCTTCGAACGGGTGGCCAAGCCGATCTTCGGCCTCGGCGCGCCCGATGCGGCCACGGTCGAGGAAGCCGGCAAGCACCTGCGCCATTTCGCCAAAGTGCTCGACACGCATCTGCGCGAACGCCGCTATCTGCTCGGCGACGCGCTGAGCACCGCCGATTTCGCGGTCGCGGCGATGCTGCCGTGGACGCGCGCCGCGCAACTGCCGCTGGACGACTATGCCCACCTGGGCCAGTGGTACGCGCGGATCGAGGCGTTGCCGGCGTGGCGGCAGCCGTATCCGGATGCCGACGCGGTCGATATGGCGGCTTGA